In one window of Duganella dendranthematis DNA:
- a CDS encoding acyl-CoA thioesterase — protein sequence MRDAGRDQFRHFLTIPTRWMDNDIYGHVNNVVYYSYFDTAVNQFLIEAGVLDIHKGEVVGFVVDSGCAYFAPIAFPDAVHAGIRVAKLGNSSVRYEIALYRNNDPLPAAAGHFVHVYVERASNRSVPIPEPVREVLANLSVT from the coding sequence ATGCGCGACGCCGGCCGGGACCAGTTCCGCCACTTCCTCACCATCCCGACCCGCTGGATGGACAATGATATCTATGGCCATGTTAACAACGTTGTCTATTATTCTTATTTTGATACGGCGGTGAACCAGTTCCTGATCGAGGCTGGAGTGTTGGATATCCACAAAGGCGAGGTGGTGGGTTTCGTGGTGGACAGCGGCTGCGCCTACTTTGCGCCGATTGCCTTCCCTGACGCGGTGCACGCCGGCATTCGCGTGGCCAAGCTCGGCAACTCCAGCGTGCGCTACGAAATCGCGCTGTACCGCAACAACGACCCGCTACCAGCCGCCGCCGGCCACTTCGTCCACGTCTACGTCGAACGCGCCAGCAACCGCTCAGTGCCGATTCCCGAGCCGGTGCGTGAGGTATTGGCCAATTTGAGCGTCACTTAA
- a CDS encoding MOSC domain-containing protein, translating into MPTLSAITLYPIKSCAGISLQEVTLTSLGLMTEQIYDREWMVVDSNGACLTQREYPRMALITPTIKATTLELRAPGMLRLEIPLGLQDPAGAPSLTTHIWEDTVLAYDCDALTAEWFTKAIGVPCRLVRFHANAERAVSTKWTNGVQTTTMFSDGYPILVAGSASLDDLNQKLVAAGRNALPMNRFRPNLVIDGIDAFEEDYAESYQLGEVVLKPVKPCPRCPMPSVDQATGEVGPDPMDIMQSYRAKPEVEGALCFGMNAILIAGEDQIVRVGQEIEVPLAF; encoded by the coding sequence ATGCCGACGTTGTCCGCCATCACGCTGTATCCGATCAAATCCTGCGCCGGCATATCGTTGCAGGAAGTGACGTTGACCAGCCTCGGTCTGATGACCGAGCAGATCTACGATCGTGAATGGATGGTGGTGGACAGCAACGGCGCCTGCCTGACCCAGCGTGAATATCCGCGCATGGCGCTGATTACGCCGACGATCAAGGCCACCACGCTGGAACTGCGCGCGCCCGGCATGCTGCGGCTGGAAATTCCCCTCGGCCTGCAGGATCCGGCCGGCGCACCGTCGCTGACCACGCACATCTGGGAAGACACCGTGCTGGCCTACGACTGCGACGCGCTGACCGCCGAATGGTTCACCAAGGCGATTGGCGTGCCGTGCCGACTGGTGCGCTTCCACGCCAACGCCGAACGCGCGGTCAGCACCAAGTGGACCAACGGCGTGCAGACCACCACCATGTTCTCCGACGGCTATCCGATCCTGGTGGCCGGCTCGGCCTCGCTGGACGACCTGAACCAGAAACTGGTGGCGGCCGGCCGCAATGCGCTGCCGATGAACCGCTTCCGTCCCAACCTGGTTATCGACGGCATCGACGCCTTCGAGGAAGACTACGCGGAAAGCTACCAACTCGGCGAGGTGGTGCTCAAACCGGTCAAGCCGTGCCCGCGCTGCCCGATGCCGTCGGTCGACCAGGCCACCGGCGAGGTCGGTCCCGACCCGATGGACATCATGCAAAGCTACCGCGCCAAGCCGGAGGTGGAAGGCGCGCTGTGCTTCGGCATGAACGCCATTTTGATTGCCGGAGAGGATCAAATTGTGCGAGTCGGACAAGAAATTGAAGTTCCATTGGCGTTTTGA
- a CDS encoding DUF885 domain-containing protein, giving the protein MSRLRTSVLLASLMLAGVYTLPVQAKSTAAVVKASQAQKQLAKIAAAFHTARCKFDPLLFGTANGDSRYDDQIGLAISPKVRAAQFTLYRTMQKQLMAVHRDQLGAQDQLTYDLLSYELNNALQLESFPDHLLPLNQFDNVPSTLANYAGGTGSQPLETVKQYQAYLSRLNQLPAWIDQAIANMKEGMRSGIVQPKAITVAMLPQFQNLRAATPEASIYYSPVTRFPASFSDADKKQLTAAYLKAVSSGIAPALTRLVNFLQNEYLPASRNSTGWSAMPNGAAWYAAHIKDSTNLPLTPDEVHALGLKEVARIQQQLTVLGPKLGYDGPEKQLPQWVGAQTKFNIFTTDEQVLDAYRAIYAQVQAKLPTYFSLIPKAKLELHLEPELTRATASDHYTPPAADGSHPGVFWPVVNDPKKYSRVDMVSLFLHEGVPGHHLHAALLKELDLPDFRKFSTENQNSAAYTEGWALYSETLGKELGLYDDPVAYYGHLNAEMLRAARLVVDTGMHAKGWSREQAISYLAETLGWPEARARNQIERYMVWPGQALSYKIGSLKILELRARAQQALGDKFSYQKFHEVVIGDGTLPLPILEQRVDRWITSTK; this is encoded by the coding sequence ATGTCTCGTCTGCGTACTTCCGTTCTGCTTGCCAGCCTGATGCTGGCGGGCGTGTATACCTTGCCGGTGCAGGCGAAGAGCACGGCGGCGGTGGTCAAGGCCAGCCAGGCGCAGAAGCAGCTGGCGAAGATCGCGGCGGCGTTCCATACGGCGCGCTGCAAGTTCGATCCGCTGCTGTTCGGCACCGCCAACGGCGATAGCCGCTATGACGATCAAATCGGCCTGGCGATTTCGCCCAAGGTGCGCGCCGCCCAGTTCACGCTGTACCGCACGATGCAAAAGCAGTTGATGGCTGTCCATCGCGATCAGCTTGGCGCGCAGGATCAGCTGACCTACGATCTGCTGAGCTATGAACTCAACAACGCGTTGCAGCTGGAGTCCTTCCCCGACCATCTGCTGCCGCTGAACCAGTTCGACAATGTTCCCAGCACGCTGGCCAACTACGCCGGCGGCACCGGTTCGCAACCGCTGGAGACGGTCAAGCAATACCAGGCCTATCTGAGCCGCCTGAACCAGTTGCCGGCATGGATAGACCAGGCTATCGCCAACATGAAGGAAGGCATGCGCAGCGGCATCGTGCAGCCGAAGGCGATCACGGTCGCCATGCTGCCGCAGTTCCAGAACCTGCGCGCCGCCACGCCGGAAGCCAGCATCTACTATTCGCCGGTGACGCGTTTCCCGGCCAGCTTCTCCGACGCCGATAAAAAGCAGCTCACCGCCGCCTACCTGAAGGCAGTAAGTAGCGGCATCGCGCCGGCGCTGACACGCCTGGTCAACTTCCTGCAAAACGAATACCTGCCAGCCAGCCGCAACAGTACGGGCTGGAGCGCGATGCCGAACGGCGCGGCCTGGTACGCGGCCCACATCAAGGACAGCACCAACCTGCCGCTGACGCCGGACGAGGTGCACGCGCTGGGCCTGAAGGAAGTGGCGCGCATTCAGCAGCAGTTGACCGTGCTCGGTCCCAAGCTGGGTTATGACGGCCCGGAGAAGCAGTTGCCGCAATGGGTCGGCGCACAGACCAAGTTCAACATCTTCACCACCGACGAGCAGGTGCTGGACGCCTACCGCGCCATCTACGCACAAGTGCAGGCCAAGCTGCCGACCTACTTCAGCCTGATTCCGAAAGCGAAGCTGGAACTGCATCTGGAGCCCGAGCTGACGCGCGCCACCGCCTCCGACCACTACACGCCGCCGGCCGCCGACGGTTCGCATCCCGGCGTGTTCTGGCCGGTGGTCAACGATCCGAAGAAGTACAGCCGCGTCGATATGGTCAGCCTGTTCCTGCACGAAGGCGTGCCGGGCCACCATCTGCACGCGGCGCTGTTGAAGGAGTTGGACCTGCCGGACTTCCGCAAGTTCAGCACCGAGAACCAGAACAGCGCGGCCTACACCGAAGGCTGGGCCTTGTATTCGGAAACGCTGGGCAAGGAGCTGGGCCTGTACGACGATCCGGTGGCCTACTACGGCCATCTGAATGCGGAGATGCTGCGCGCCGCGCGGCTGGTGGTGGATACCGGCATGCACGCCAAGGGCTGGTCGCGTGAGCAGGCAATCAGCTATCTGGCCGAGACGCTGGGCTGGCCGGAGGCACGTGCGCGCAACCAGATCGAGCGTTACATGGTGTGGCCGGGGCAGGCGCTGAGCTACAAGATCGGTTCGCTGAAGATTCTGGAATTGCGGGCGCGTGCGCAGCAGGCGCTGGGCGACAAGTTCAGCTATCAGAAATTCCACGAGGTGGTGATTGGCGACGGCACACTGCCGCTGCCAATCCTGGAACAGCGCGTTGATCGCTGGATTACCAGCACAAAATAG
- a CDS encoding type II toxin-antitoxin system RelE/ParE family toxin, translating to MRTMELIRYRTDHGQEPFSDWLIGLKDVSAQARIRARLRQLEAGNCRAVGGGVTELRIHLGPGYRVYFGRHGALIVLLLSGGTKKTQISDIVQAKTHWRNWKEAQL from the coding sequence ATGCGAACTATGGAGCTGATTCGATATCGGACAGATCATGGCCAAGAGCCGTTTTCTGACTGGTTAATCGGTTTGAAAGATGTGTCCGCCCAAGCGCGCATACGTGCAAGATTGCGTCAGCTAGAGGCCGGAAACTGTCGCGCTGTGGGCGGTGGCGTGACAGAATTGCGCATCCATCTTGGTCCGGGCTATCGAGTGTACTTTGGTAGACACGGCGCTCTAATAGTCCTATTGCTGAGTGGCGGTACTAAAAAGACGCAAATATCAGACATCGTTCAAGCGAAAACGCATTGGCGGAACTGGAAGGAGGCGCAATTATGA
- a CDS encoding DUF2339 domain-containing protein translates to MEFLLFIFGVFTLSVAWRARSEARQAKKLAADLQRQLAELRETVVAAVVRPQTARADASAPAAAPAASYAQSWAAKSPTPPPATEPVAPPRAAPPATAADIAAFDPTTPLRAAQPAVAAASADVAGSATFESAAALRSTLSDAQADTGTTANAASAGAGTDASASSTAPSRPAPPPSQPPKWLLAAKAWLFGGNLVAKLGLLILFIGVSFLLKYTAARVSVPIELRLAGIVLADIALLAWGWRIRLSRPAISLPVQGAALGVLMLVTFGAFRLYHLIPGGMAFALLLVLTVFTCLLAVLQDAMWLAIFGIVGGFAAPIMASSGGGSHIGLFSYYALLNAGVLYLALYRSWRPLNLLGFFFTFAIATAWGVLRYTPENYLSVQLFLLLFFAFYVSIPLAYARQQAVKLKSYVDGTLVFGTPMLGFGLQFSLVKDMPFGIAFSALALGLFYIGLTTVLRRRPTLALLSDAFLALGVVFGTLAIPFALDGRWTSAAWALEGAGIVWIGLRQKQKLAWMFGLLVQAGAWVSFFGTVTGLSAEKAMESNVWLGFLLLAITAFLMATRFRAQDERSNKLFTLLASAFLAFASVWLIAGAWTEIFLRTDGVAQANLLVISALLAAMVLYFIASKMQWRLASALALVAQGVAGIMLATLAIQQWDWGNISPSLFDKPVLGALLICAGALFSSWSLMRNDGATPGTVNFALSRITMLWGGLWWYIMTAPDLAGWLAVRYVLLGQDTWYGADVMAMAVYGMLVAASAIPATLLARRLQWPSLRMLATPAWIGLAVTTAGLLARLYLDAHLPRASLWLAYAALWLANEWMLRAWPANGWPLGAVPLRLLHTLRTGGLWLMIWPVAAIWITRWLNGADSAEAQLLAEAGWETSASWARFIPAWLMMGAIGWLMQRSRRDAWPTAPISAWYQRWLIPLACGWALLLVAVWNLSQNGAMAPLPYIPLINPLDLTTCFALLLAWSCYRLLQQAPAAEVPRKPLLEKWPLALAGALVAYGWFNLALLRTVSNYMDIPYDFNAMFASQFVQAMLSLVWSITALLLMRFAARRNLRSVWIAGAALLALVVAKLFLVDLSNVGGVERIVSFLGVGALMVGIGYLAPYPTQTEPKAETA, encoded by the coding sequence ATGGAATTCCTTTTGTTTATCTTTGGCGTATTCACGCTGAGTGTAGCCTGGCGGGCGCGTAGCGAGGCGCGTCAGGCGAAGAAGCTGGCGGCTGATCTTCAGCGCCAGCTGGCCGAGTTGCGGGAGACGGTGGTGGCGGCAGTAGTTCGACCGCAAACCGCGAGGGCGGATGCCAGTGCGCCCGCAGCGGCGCCTGCCGCGTCCTACGCGCAGAGCTGGGCTGCCAAGTCGCCTACACCGCCGCCAGCAACCGAACCAGTTGCGCCGCCGCGCGCCGCTCCACCTGCCACAGCCGCCGATATCGCCGCTTTCGATCCGACCACGCCATTGCGTGCCGCGCAGCCGGCCGTGGCTGCCGCATCTGCCGACGTGGCAGGCTCTGCCACTTTCGAATCTGCCGCGGCGTTGCGCTCCACGCTGTCTGACGCTCAAGCCGACACTGGCACGACCGCGAACGCTGCTAGCGCCGGCGCCGGTACCGACGCATCCGCATCCTCGACCGCACCATCGCGCCCTGCCCCACCGCCAAGCCAACCACCCAAATGGCTGCTGGCCGCCAAAGCCTGGCTATTTGGCGGCAACCTGGTTGCCAAGCTGGGCTTGCTGATCCTGTTCATCGGCGTCAGCTTCCTGCTCAAGTACACCGCCGCCCGCGTCAGCGTGCCAATTGAGTTGCGCCTGGCCGGCATCGTGCTGGCCGACATCGCGCTGCTGGCCTGGGGCTGGCGTATCCGCCTGAGCCGTCCCGCCATCAGCCTACCGGTGCAAGGCGCCGCGCTCGGCGTGCTGATGCTGGTCACCTTCGGCGCCTTTCGCCTTTACCATCTGATCCCCGGCGGCATGGCCTTCGCGCTGCTGCTGGTACTGACCGTCTTCACCTGCCTGCTGGCCGTGCTGCAAGACGCGATGTGGCTGGCCATCTTCGGCATCGTCGGCGGCTTTGCGGCGCCGATCATGGCCTCCAGCGGTGGCGGCAGCCACATCGGCCTGTTCAGCTACTACGCGCTGCTGAATGCCGGCGTGCTGTATCTGGCGCTGTACCGCTCGTGGCGGCCGCTTAATCTGCTGGGCTTCTTCTTCACTTTCGCTATCGCCACCGCGTGGGGCGTGCTGCGATACACGCCGGAGAATTACCTGTCGGTGCAGTTGTTCCTGCTGCTGTTCTTCGCCTTCTATGTCTCGATCCCGCTGGCGTATGCGCGCCAGCAGGCGGTCAAGCTGAAAAGCTATGTCGACGGCACGCTGGTGTTCGGCACGCCGATGCTGGGCTTCGGCTTGCAGTTCAGCCTGGTGAAGGACATGCCGTTCGGCATCGCCTTCTCGGCGCTGGCGCTGGGCCTGTTCTACATCGGCCTGACCACCGTGCTGCGCCGCCGTCCAACGCTGGCGCTGCTGTCGGACGCCTTCCTGGCGCTGGGCGTGGTGTTCGGCACGCTGGCGATTCCCTTCGCGCTCGACGGCCGCTGGACGTCCGCTGCGTGGGCGCTGGAAGGCGCCGGCATCGTCTGGATCGGCCTGCGCCAGAAACAAAAACTGGCGTGGATGTTCGGCCTGCTGGTGCAAGCCGGTGCCTGGGTTTCGTTCTTCGGCACCGTCACCGGCCTGTCGGCGGAGAAGGCGATGGAATCCAATGTCTGGCTCGGCTTCCTGCTGCTCGCCATCACTGCCTTCCTGATGGCGACCCGCTTCCGCGCGCAGGACGAACGCAGCAATAAGCTGTTCACCCTGCTGGCGTCGGCGTTCCTGGCGTTCGCCTCGGTCTGGCTGATCGCCGGCGCGTGGACCGAAATCTTCCTGCGCACCGACGGCGTGGCGCAGGCCAACCTACTGGTGATCAGCGCGTTGCTGGCAGCCATGGTGCTGTACTTCATCGCCAGCAAGATGCAATGGCGGCTGGCCAGCGCGCTCGCTTTGGTGGCGCAAGGCGTGGCTGGCATCATGCTGGCCACGCTGGCGATACAGCAATGGGACTGGGGCAATATCTCGCCGAGCCTGTTCGACAAGCCAGTCCTCGGCGCGCTGCTGATTTGCGCCGGCGCGCTGTTCAGTAGCTGGTCACTGATGCGCAACGATGGCGCCACACCGGGTACCGTCAACTTCGCGCTGTCGCGCATCACCATGCTGTGGGGCGGCCTGTGGTGGTACATCATGACCGCACCCGATCTGGCCGGCTGGCTGGCCGTGCGCTATGTGCTGCTCGGCCAGGACACCTGGTACGGCGCCGATGTGATGGCCATGGCCGTCTACGGCATGCTGGTGGCCGCCAGCGCCATTCCGGCCACGCTCCTGGCGCGCCGCCTGCAATGGCCGTCGCTGCGCATGCTGGCGACGCCGGCCTGGATCGGATTGGCCGTCACCACCGCCGGTCTGCTGGCGCGGCTCTACCTCGATGCACACCTGCCGCGCGCCTCGCTGTGGCTGGCCTACGCCGCGCTGTGGCTGGCCAACGAATGGATGCTGCGCGCATGGCCGGCCAACGGCTGGCCGCTCGGCGCAGTGCCGCTGCGCCTGCTGCACACTTTGCGCACCGGCGGCCTGTGGCTGATGATCTGGCCAGTCGCCGCAATCTGGATCACACGCTGGCTAAACGGCGCCGACAGCGCCGAAGCGCAACTGCTGGCCGAGGCCGGATGGGAAACCAGCGCCAGCTGGGCACGCTTTATTCCAGCCTGGTTGATGATGGGCGCCATCGGCTGGCTGATGCAACGTAGCCGCCGCGATGCCTGGCCCACCGCGCCGATCAGCGCCTGGTATCAACGCTGGCTGATACCGCTGGCCTGCGGCTGGGCCTTGCTGCTGGTGGCGGTGTGGAACCTGTCGCAGAACGGCGCCATGGCGCCCCTGCCCTACATACCGCTGATCAATCCATTGGACCTGACCACCTGCTTCGCGCTGCTGCTGGCCTGGAGCTGCTACCGCCTGCTGCAACAAGCGCCGGCGGCCGAAGTTCCACGCAAGCCGCTGCTGGAAAAATGGCCACTGGCGCTGGCCGGCGCCTTGGTTGCCTATGGCTGGTTCAACCTGGCGCTGCTGCGCACGGTATCGAACTACATGGACATCCCGTATGATTTCAACGCCATGTTCGCGTCGCAATTCGTGCAGGCCATGCTGTCGCTGGTGTGGAGCATCACCGCGCTATTGCTGATGCGCTTTGCGGCGCGCCGCAACCTGCGCAGCGTCTGGATCGCCGGCGCGGCGCTGCTGGCACTGGTGGTGGCCAAGCTGTTCCTGGTGGACTTGTCGAATGTCGGCGGTGTCGAACGCATCGTCTCCTTCCTCGGCGTTGGCGCACTGATGGTCGGCATCGGCTACCTGGCGCCCTACCCCACGCAAACCGAACCCAAAGCGGAGACCGCATGA
- a CDS encoding transcriptional regulator, with the protein MSRKLNNSVSHDEREIEELKSDPGLATAYLQIAMKALDDASGRSGGLIMLRAIAAAYDDGLDELAERAGVNREALHCALLPEQQAVK; encoded by the coding sequence ATGAGCCGTAAGCTGAACAACAGCGTATCCCATGACGAGCGTGAGATCGAAGAATTGAAATCAGACCCGGGGCTTGCAACGGCTTATTTACAAATTGCCATGAAGGCGTTGGATGATGCGTCCGGGCGAAGTGGCGGACTTATTATGCTGCGCGCAATCGCTGCAGCATATGACGATGGATTGGATGAGTTGGCCGAGCGCGCAGGCGTTAACCGTGAAGCGCTCCATTGCGCGCTTCTGCCTGAACAGCAAGCAGTTAAGTGA
- a CDS encoding NYN domain-containing protein translates to MASSNENVSMALFCDFENVALGVRDANYDKFDIKPVLERLLLKGSIVVKKAYCDWDRYKAFKAPMHEANFELIEIPHVRQSGKNSADIRMVVDALDLCYTKSHVDTFVIISGDSDFSPLVSKLRENAKKVIGVGVKQSTSDLLVANCDEFIFYDDLVRESRRAKRESSGATDSKPQVKRTPEEERSRREEMDKRRNQAVEIAVNTFEALVLERGDSGKIWASVLKEAIKRRKPDFSESYYGFRTFGNLIEECKARGYLEFGRDEKSGAYVYRANGGSQPSSESAATEEGTTPVAAPANEGGQESRRSRNRGRTAAERFAERQAQRQTQQPRHNNGQSPVDGEAIVIAAPEVVEQADIAPVVLEAAVELPVADTSVPKKRNGAKPPARKVKNAAKKGHGDADGSNVAEAVQEAAPAPAPEAASAAPEPAPAPVDAEPSQRPAGQRNQGRQNQRKPNQGKQNAAKPKADASVAVAEAPVSVPVAAPAPTPAPVPAEAASEAAAKPAKAKPKAKPAAKPAAARKPAAPRAPRPPKAAPASEE, encoded by the coding sequence ATGGCATCCTCCAACGAAAACGTCAGCATGGCGCTGTTCTGCGATTTTGAGAACGTGGCGCTCGGCGTGCGCGACGCTAACTACGACAAGTTCGATATCAAGCCGGTGCTGGAGCGCTTGCTGCTCAAAGGCAGCATCGTGGTCAAGAAAGCTTATTGCGACTGGGACCGTTACAAGGCCTTCAAGGCGCCGATGCACGAAGCGAACTTCGAGCTGATCGAAATCCCGCACGTGCGCCAGTCCGGCAAGAATTCGGCCGACATCCGCATGGTGGTTGATGCGCTGGACTTGTGCTACACCAAGTCGCACGTCGACACCTTCGTCATCATTTCCGGCGATTCCGATTTTTCGCCGCTGGTGTCCAAGCTGCGCGAGAACGCCAAGAAGGTGATCGGCGTCGGCGTCAAGCAATCGACGTCGGACCTGCTGGTGGCCAACTGCGATGAGTTCATCTTCTATGACGACCTGGTGCGCGAGAGCCGCCGCGCCAAGCGCGAAAGCAGCGGCGCCACCGACAGCAAGCCGCAGGTCAAGCGAACCCCGGAAGAAGAACGCTCGCGCCGCGAGGAGATGGACAAGCGCCGCAACCAGGCGGTGGAAATCGCCGTCAACACCTTCGAGGCGCTGGTGCTGGAGCGTGGCGACAGCGGCAAGATCTGGGCGTCCGTGCTGAAGGAGGCGATCAAGCGCCGCAAGCCGGATTTCAGCGAGTCGTATTACGGTTTCCGCACCTTCGGCAACCTGATCGAGGAATGCAAGGCGCGCGGTTATCTGGAGTTTGGCCGCGATGAAAAATCCGGTGCGTATGTGTATCGCGCTAACGGTGGTTCGCAGCCGTCCAGCGAATCCGCCGCAACGGAAGAGGGCACGACGCCAGTCGCCGCGCCAGCCAACGAGGGCGGCCAGGAGTCGCGTCGCAGCCGCAATCGCGGCCGCACTGCGGCGGAGCGCTTTGCCGAACGTCAGGCCCAGCGCCAGACGCAGCAGCCGCGTCACAACAATGGACAGTCGCCAGTCGATGGCGAGGCGATCGTGATTGCCGCGCCGGAAGTGGTGGAACAAGCCGACATCGCGCCAGTGGTGCTGGAAGCTGCCGTTGAACTGCCGGTGGCCGACACTTCCGTGCCGAAAAAGCGCAATGGCGCCAAGCCGCCAGCTCGCAAGGTGAAGAACGCTGCCAAAAAAGGCCATGGCGATGCCGACGGCAGCAACGTCGCGGAGGCGGTGCAGGAAGCTGCACCAGCACCGGCACCAGAGGCCGCATCAGCGGCGCCGGAGCCAGCGCCTGCGCCCGTTGACGCCGAGCCGTCGCAGCGCCCGGCAGGCCAGCGCAATCAAGGTCGACAGAATCAGCGCAAGCCTAACCAAGGCAAGCAAAACGCCGCCAAGCCGAAGGCTGACGCGTCGGTTGCCGTCGCTGAGGCGCCGGTCAGCGTGCCTGTCGCTGCACCAGCGCCAACGCCGGCCCCTGTGCCAGCCGAAGCCGCTAGCGAGGCCGCCGCCAAACCGGCCAAAGCCAAGCCGAAGGCCAAGCCAGCCGCCAAACCGGCAGCCGCCCGCAAGCCGGCTGCACCGCGCGCACCGCGTCCGCCGAAAGCGGCGCCTGCCAGCGAGGAGTAA
- the ychF gene encoding redox-regulated ATPase YchF, producing MSLQCGIVGLPNVGKSTLFNALTKAGIPAENYPFCTIEPNVGVVEVPDPRMAALADIVKPERMVNAIVEFVDIAGLVAGASQGEGLGNQFLSHIRETDAIVNVVRCFEDDNVIHVAGKVSPLDDIEVIQTELALADLGTVEKAIHRENKKARSGDKDAAKLLAIMERIVPHLNEAKPVRAMGLDADELALIKPLCLITAKPAMYVANVSDTGFTNNPLLDQLTAYAATQNAPIVAICASIEAEIADLDDADKSAFLADMGMEEPGLDRLIRAAYKLLGLQTYFTAGVKEVRAWTIHVGDTAPQAAGVIHTDFERGFIRAQTIAYDDYIQYKGEGGAKEAGKMRAEGKEYVVKDGDVLNFLFNV from the coding sequence ATGAGTCTCCAATGCGGCATCGTCGGCCTGCCTAACGTCGGCAAGTCCACCCTGTTCAACGCCCTGACCAAGGCCGGCATCCCGGCTGAAAACTATCCGTTCTGCACCATCGAGCCGAACGTCGGCGTGGTCGAAGTGCCGGATCCGCGCATGGCCGCGCTGGCCGACATCGTCAAGCCGGAACGCATGGTCAACGCCATCGTCGAATTCGTCGACATCGCCGGCCTGGTGGCGGGCGCGTCGCAAGGCGAAGGCCTGGGCAACCAGTTCCTGTCGCACATCCGCGAAACCGACGCTATCGTCAACGTGGTGCGCTGCTTCGAGGACGACAATGTGATCCACGTGGCCGGCAAGGTCAGCCCGCTGGACGACATCGAAGTGATCCAGACCGAGCTGGCGCTGGCCGACCTGGGCACCGTGGAAAAAGCCATCCACCGCGAAAACAAGAAAGCCCGTTCGGGTGACAAGGACGCCGCCAAGCTGCTGGCCATCATGGAACGCATCGTGCCGCACCTGAACGAAGCCAAGCCGGTGCGCGCCATGGGCCTGGACGCTGACGAGCTGGCCCTGATCAAGCCGCTGTGCCTGATCACCGCCAAGCCAGCCATGTACGTGGCCAACGTGTCCGACACCGGCTTCACCAACAACCCGCTTCTGGACCAGCTGACCGCCTACGCCGCCACCCAGAACGCGCCGATCGTCGCCATCTGCGCGTCGATCGAAGCCGAGATCGCCGACCTGGACGACGCCGACAAGAGCGCCTTCCTGGCCGACATGGGCATGGAAGAACCGGGTCTGGACCGCCTGATCCGCGCCGCCTACAAGCTGCTGGGTCTGCAAACCTACTTCACCGCTGGTGTGAAGGAAGTGCGCGCCTGGACCATCCACGTGGGCGACACCGCGCCTCAAGCGGCCGGCGTGATCCACACCGACTTCGAACGCGGCTTCATCCGCGCGCAAACCATCGCCTACGACGACTACATCCAGTACAAGGGTGAGGGCGGCGCCAAGGAAGCCGGCAAGATGCGCGCCGAAGGCAAGGAATATGTAGTAAAAGATGGCGACGTACTGAACTTCCTGTTCAACGTCTAA